A stretch of the Paenibacillus dendritiformis genome encodes the following:
- a CDS encoding ABC transporter substrate-binding protein, translating into MLKKWKIALLLTMVVALLSGCFGEKPVLDELGKDGKGKIKVVYHNEDSFYRQYGNYFNVKYPDIEFEIVNMQEMYQELQDKENVDYEEERKKFLDKHKPDVLMIDLDTMEKLVQEGKLYNLDAVIAQEKFDLEGYMPGLVDMIRERGGGSLYGLAPYFYTTVIYYNAELFRDHNIEPPRNKMTWQEILDLSSRFASVGSGENQIYGYYQRYGGGAQELLLDIANASSLRFFDAKGEKLVFNTDGWKQLVKLTTDAIRNKGVYSQTWDEGDSRGFSSDDDLFFKGRAAMIMDGPWFISQIKNRAMWDKEAKPIDWGMVSVPVDPASPDESSYASLNEVYAIAADSPNKRAAWEFVKFVNGPEMAKAASRSMDGNLPTRNQFMKEIDGKSTEAFYALRPKAKYESMWGGPDVEVPSEFYSDFRTILDKELRAVIDNKKTVDEAVAAIQSEGEAALQKGREAEKARKEAEQKAKGEGGKAAEDNHTEGSGSGETGASEGD; encoded by the coding sequence TTGCTTAAAAAATGGAAAATTGCTTTGCTTCTTACTATGGTCGTCGCCCTGCTCAGCGGCTGCTTCGGCGAGAAACCGGTGCTTGACGAGCTGGGGAAGGACGGCAAGGGGAAAATCAAAGTTGTCTATCATAATGAAGATAGCTTTTACCGCCAATACGGGAATTATTTTAATGTGAAATATCCGGATATTGAATTCGAAATCGTCAATATGCAGGAAATGTACCAGGAACTGCAAGACAAAGAAAATGTCGATTATGAAGAAGAGCGAAAGAAGTTTCTGGATAAGCACAAGCCGGACGTATTGATGATCGATTTGGACACGATGGAGAAGCTCGTCCAGGAAGGCAAGCTGTATAATCTGGATGCCGTCATCGCCCAAGAAAAATTCGATCTGGAAGGGTACATGCCGGGCCTTGTGGACATGATTCGGGAACGGGGCGGCGGTTCCCTGTATGGTCTGGCTCCGTATTTCTATACGACTGTCATTTATTACAATGCGGAGCTGTTCCGGGACCACAACATCGAACCGCCTCGCAACAAAATGACCTGGCAGGAGATACTCGACCTGTCGAGCCGCTTCGCAAGTGTCGGCTCGGGCGAGAACCAGATCTATGGCTACTATCAGCGCTATGGAGGAGGGGCTCAGGAACTGCTGCTCGATATCGCGAACGCTTCCTCGCTTCGGTTTTTCGACGCCAAAGGGGAGAAGCTCGTCTTCAATACGGACGGGTGGAAGCAGCTCGTGAAGCTGACAACGGACGCGATCCGGAACAAGGGAGTATACTCCCAGACGTGGGATGAAGGAGACTCCCGAGGATTTTCGTCAGACGACGATCTCTTTTTCAAAGGCAGGGCGGCGATGATCATGGATGGCCCATGGTTCATCTCCCAGATTAAGAACCGTGCCATGTGGGATAAAGAGGCCAAGCCAATCGATTGGGGCATGGTATCCGTGCCTGTCGATCCGGCTTCTCCTGACGAGTCTTCGTACGCGAGTCTGAACGAAGTCTATGCCATCGCGGCGGATTCGCCGAACAAGCGGGCGGCGTGGGAGTTCGTCAAATTCGTGAACGGGCCGGAGATGGCCAAGGCGGCCTCCCGTTCCATGGACGGCAACCTTCCGACGAGGAACCAATTCATGAAGGAAATCGACGGCAAAAGCACGGAGGCCTTCTATGCGCTGCGGCCGAAGGCGAAGTACGAATCGATGTGGGGCGGACCGGACGTGGAGGTGCCGTCCGAATTCTATAGTGACTTCCGAACGATCCTGGATAAGGAACTGAGAGCCGTGATAGACAACAAGAAGACAGTGGATGAAGCTGTCGCCGCGATCCAGTCAGAAGGTGAGGCCGCGCTGCAGAAGGGCCGGGAAGCGGAGAAAGCGCGCAAAGAGGCCGAACAGAAAGCGAAAGGAGAGGGCGGCAAAGCAGCGGAAGACAACCACACAGAAGGCTCAGGCAGCGGGGAGACCGGCGCATCCGAAGGAGATTAA